One Candidatus Ornithobacterium hominis genomic region harbors:
- a CDS encoding helix-turn-helix domain-containing protein yields the protein MKINYNIIRKTRRQKDLSQQYMAYILQISQAQYSKLETGKAIWDVDKLGEILDVLDLNFLEVVKLSEKQEFLMRKVGH from the coding sequence ATGAAAATAAACTATAACATTATAAGAAAAACAAGACGCCAAAAGGATTTATCCCAACAATATATGGCGTATATTTTACAAATTTCTCAAGCACAGTATTCTAAATTAGAAACAGGAAAAGCTATCTGGGATGTAGATAAGTTAGGAGAGATATTAGATGTTTTAGATCTTAATTTTTTAGAAGTCGTAAAACTTTCTGAAAAACAAGAATTTTTGATGAGAAAAGTAGGTCACTAA
- a CDS encoding CPBP family glutamic-type intramembrane protease yields MKEFFNFLTSGRVILQEYSFVKNIGNVILGYFIFLSIYILSLAIFAYFSEIDTTKTPSAAVGRLNHINIHIRILIVCLIYPILEEIAFRLPLNNNPINIIIGLSFFSLFTSTIIRDLINWNNYKYITHIIIIIISCFFLCLKQKSIIRIVENNYLLFFHLLSLCFCLFHYDSYKVKESPVTSFIPLVSALFFAYYLSFVRMKFGFGYSIIIHCFHNTLFSLPYIIKNFIR; encoded by the coding sequence ATGAAAGAATTCTTTAATTTTTTAACTAGTGGACGAGTAATACTCCAAGAATATAGTTTTGTAAAAAATATAGGCAATGTAATTTTAGGATATTTTATTTTTTTATCTATATACATACTATCTCTGGCTATTTTTGCTTATTTTTCTGAGATTGATACAACAAAAACACCATCCGCTGCAGTTGGAAGATTAAATCATATAAATATACATATAAGAATATTAATTGTATGTTTAATTTATCCTATTCTTGAAGAAATAGCATTTAGACTTCCTTTAAATAATAATCCAATTAACATAATTATAGGATTATCTTTTTTCAGTTTATTTACTTCTACAATAATAAGGGATTTAATAAATTGGAATAATTACAAATATATTACACATATTATAATTATTATTATTAGTTGTTTTTTTCTATGCTTGAAACAAAAATCCATTATACGTATAGTAGAAAATAATTACCTTTTGTTCTTTCATTTATTATCTTTATGTTTTTGTTTATTTCATTATGATAGTTACAAAGTGAAAGAAAGCCCTGTTACAAGCTTTATACCCCTTGTTTCTGCTTTGTTTTTTGCATATTATTTATCTTTCGTACGAATGAAATTTGGGTTTGGATATTCTATTATTATTCATTGTTTTCATAATACTCTATTTTCTTTACCTTATATTATTAAAAATTTTATTAGATAA
- a CDS encoding HlyD family secretion protein has protein sequence MIKNKIYLSVLIFIIGIFVALPLIKIPVSTSARGVVRSAQENVPITVMVGGRVIKSKLEKNNQNINKGDTLLVITAEQLNTQKELHQNQSADYQAQLSDLAKISSGNFTGLQTGQYQREVSAMQEKIAQIQTELSLAKKELDRASLLYNQGVLPRADYDKVYYNYKGLQNQVANIKEQQIAQWQVQKRETERQLRSLGSEIQRINQEQKNYVIIAHSSGRLINFTGIQKGSFLTQGQVLGEISPEQNLTIECSVLPKDIGFIHKGQEVKFQVDTYNYNQWGLLTGKVVDIDQNLTINSQTGEAFFRVRCVMDNNYLELKNGYKGNIGKGMTLTGRFHLIDRTLWQLLFDRVDDWFNPNFK, from the coding sequence ATGATCAAAAATAAAATTTATTTAAGTGTATTGATATTTATAATAGGTATTTTTGTTGCTTTACCATTGATAAAAATTCCCGTATCTACATCAGCAAGAGGAGTGGTAAGATCTGCCCAAGAGAATGTTCCTATTACAGTAATGGTAGGAGGCAGAGTAATTAAAAGTAAATTAGAAAAAAATAATCAAAATATAAATAAAGGGGATACGCTCTTAGTAATTACAGCAGAGCAGTTAAATACCCAGAAAGAACTGCATCAAAACCAGAGCGCAGATTATCAAGCTCAATTATCAGATTTAGCAAAAATCTCTTCTGGAAACTTCACAGGCTTACAGACGGGACAATATCAGAGAGAAGTAAGTGCAATGCAAGAGAAAATTGCCCAAATACAGACAGAACTATCATTAGCAAAAAAAGAATTAGATAGAGCATCATTATTATATAATCAAGGGGTGCTTCCTCGTGCAGATTATGATAAAGTCTACTATAATTACAAAGGACTACAAAACCAAGTTGCTAATATTAAGGAACAACAAATTGCCCAGTGGCAGGTTCAAAAGAGAGAAACAGAGAGGCAGTTAAGATCATTGGGGTCAGAGATACAAAGAATAAATCAAGAACAGAAAAACTATGTGATAATAGCTCATTCATCAGGAAGATTGATCAATTTCACAGGAATTCAAAAAGGAAGTTTCTTAACCCAAGGGCAAGTATTAGGAGAAATATCCCCAGAGCAAAATCTTACCATAGAATGCTCCGTATTGCCCAAAGATATAGGATTTATACATAAAGGGCAAGAAGTTAAATTTCAAGTTGATACTTATAACTATAATCAATGGGGGCTACTTACAGGAAAGGTTGTAGATATAGACCAAAATCTTACTATCAATTCTCAAACAGGAGAGGCTTTTTTTAGAGTTCGTTGTGTAATGGATAATAATTATTTGGAGTTAAAGAATGGTTATAAAGGTAATATAGGAAAAGGAATGACCTTAACAGGGCGTTTCCATCTTATAGATAGAACCCTATGGCAGCTTTTATTTGATAGAGTAGATGATTGGTTTAATCCTAATTTTAAATAA
- a CDS encoding peptidase domain-containing ABC transporter — MKRGTLIKQHDIKDCGAACLASVGAYYGNKMPIAKIRQICHTDTRGTNVLGMIQGLEAMGFNAKGVKGDIEALSNIPLPAIAHIIVNGQLHHFVVIYKLSKGKVTVMDPAYGKLEEYSEEDFTKIWTGVLVILEKNEYFEQKDERTSVYARFWNLVKPHKSILFQALLGAVIYTVLGLSTSIYIEKITDYVLIDGNRRLLNLLSIGMIIILLFQIFISSMKSILVLQTGQKMDKHLILGYYKHLLKLPQRFFDTMRVGEIISRVNDAVKIRSFINDVAIQIFVNVFIVFFSFALMFTYYWKLALIIALVIPFYLLVYWITNKLNKKVERQLMEEGADLEAHLVESLNSVRTIKQFGVETFANNKTDNTFSKLLKTIYKSVLNALFSGNSSEFLSRIFTIVLLWAGAGYVIDREITPGELLSFYALIGYFTSPVAQLIGMNKTVQNALIAADRLFEIMDLEREETTDKLELTADGIGNIQFKDVHFSYGSRVDVFEGFNCEIEKGKTTAIVGESGSGKTTLASLIQNLYSLKKGKIMIGNYDIQYISNQSLRTMVSVVPQQIDLFSGNVIDNIALGEDIPNMQRIIDITKKLGILEFIEKLPNGFQTYLGENGSQLSGGQKQRIAIARALYKNPEVLILDEATSALDTESEQIIQRTLDEFKAQGKTMIVIAHRLSTIAHSDTILVMKEGKVIEQGSHKELLAKDSVYKRMWEKQSVSLS; from the coding sequence ATGAAAAGAGGCACACTAATAAAACAGCATGATATAAAGGATTGTGGAGCAGCATGTTTGGCTTCTGTTGGGGCTTACTATGGGAATAAAATGCCTATTGCTAAAATTCGACAAATATGCCATACTGATACTCGTGGAACAAATGTTTTAGGAATGATTCAGGGCTTAGAAGCAATGGGCTTTAATGCCAAAGGAGTCAAGGGAGATATAGAAGCATTGTCAAATATTCCATTACCAGCCATTGCACATATTATTGTTAATGGTCAGTTACATCATTTTGTTGTGATTTATAAATTAAGTAAGGGGAAAGTTACAGTAATGGACCCTGCTTATGGTAAGTTAGAAGAATATTCAGAAGAAGATTTTACTAAAATATGGACAGGAGTATTGGTGATTTTAGAAAAAAATGAATATTTTGAACAAAAAGATGAGAGAACAAGTGTTTATGCTCGTTTCTGGAATTTAGTAAAACCTCACAAGAGTATCTTATTTCAAGCACTATTAGGAGCAGTTATTTATACTGTTTTAGGGCTTTCTACTTCTATTTATATTGAAAAAATCACAGATTATGTTCTTATAGATGGAAATAGGAGATTACTAAATCTTCTTTCCATAGGAATGATAATTATTCTATTATTCCAAATATTTATAAGTTCAATGAAATCCATATTGGTTCTGCAGACAGGGCAAAAAATGGACAAACATTTAATTTTGGGCTATTATAAGCATTTATTAAAGTTGCCTCAACGCTTCTTTGATACGATGAGAGTAGGAGAAATTATATCTCGTGTAAATGATGCTGTTAAGATTAGATCTTTTATAAACGATGTAGCAATCCAAATTTTTGTGAATGTATTCATTGTCTTTTTTTCTTTTGCTTTGATGTTCACTTATTATTGGAAGTTGGCATTAATTATTGCTTTGGTTATTCCGTTTTACCTTTTAGTTTATTGGATTACTAACAAATTGAATAAGAAAGTAGAACGCCAATTAATGGAAGAAGGAGCAGATTTGGAGGCTCATTTGGTGGAATCGCTAAACTCGGTAAGAACCATTAAGCAATTTGGAGTAGAGACATTTGCTAATAATAAAACCGATAATACATTTTCAAAACTATTAAAAACGATTTATAAATCGGTGTTAAATGCCTTATTTTCGGGCAATTCATCAGAGTTTTTATCAAGAATATTTACGATTGTTTTGCTTTGGGCAGGTGCAGGGTATGTGATTGATAGGGAAATCACCCCAGGGGAATTATTATCATTTTATGCTTTAATAGGCTATTTTACCAGTCCAGTGGCTCAACTTATAGGAATGAATAAAACAGTTCAGAATGCATTGATTGCCGCAGACCGATTATTTGAAATTATGGATTTGGAAAGGGAAGAAACAACAGATAAACTAGAATTGACAGCGGATGGTATAGGAAATATTCAGTTTAAAGATGTTCATTTTAGTTATGGCAGCAGAGTAGATGTATTTGAAGGTTTCAATTGTGAAATAGAAAAAGGAAAAACAACAGCTATTGTTGGTGAGAGTGGTTCAGGTAAAACAACATTAGCTTCACTCATACAGAACTTATACAGCCTTAAAAAAGGGAAAATAATGATAGGAAATTATGACATACAATATATTTCTAATCAATCATTAAGAACAATGGTTTCGGTGGTTCCTCAACAGATAGATTTATTTTCAGGAAATGTAATTGATAATATTGCATTGGGAGAGGATATTCCTAACATGCAGAGGATAATAGATATTACTAAAAAACTTGGAATTTTAGAATTTATTGAAAAACTGCCTAATGGTTTTCAGACATATTTAGGAGAAAATGGCTCTCAGCTTTCAGGAGGACAAAAACAGAGAATAGCTATAGCAAGAGCTTTATACAAAAACCCAGAAGTCTTGATTTTGGATGAGGCAACATCAGCATTAGATACAGAATCAGAACAGATTATACAAAGAACTTTAGACGAGTTTAAAGCACAAGGAAAAACAATGATTGTTATAGCTCATAGATTAAGCACAATAGCCCATTCTGATACTATATTGGTAATGAAAGAGGGAAAAGTAATAGAGCAAGGAAGTCATAAAGAACTATTAGCAAAAGATTCTGTATACAAAAGAATGTGGGAGAAACAAAGTGTATCGTTGAGTTAA
- a CDS encoding TolC family protein — protein MKLYKYIFPIFFFSFSVANAQKKWTLQECIHYAFEHNLHIKQSRLEKTNQENNLKTAKKERIPSVSATVSNMASFGQNQDVFGNHRRNDNFNNSVNIGANITLYNGSRLEKQIQKSQYEVEASAYDLERIKSDISLQIAQQYLNILLNREVENINKSAYENAQKVYEKAEITTRVGTTAQTVLAEANASMAREYQNMKSAEVNTKNALFSLALLLQLEDYKNFDVAGWDVAENVEKTDFSVSEILEKAYSWHPQIKGAEARIKASEMQTKIANTGFLPSITASAGVGTFYFNSFNNDGGRNFGQQYKDNFGQQIGLTVNIPIFNKGITKIQVEQAKINEDIAKNNLQQQKQELLQNIQKAEYTAENNFEVYKSAVEAEKSSKLALDFMEKSYQAGRSSIYDLNTARNNYVNAQGSAAQAKYNYLYQVKLLEFYAKGAIN, from the coding sequence ATGAAACTTTATAAATATATTTTCCCTATTTTTTTCTTTTCTTTTTCTGTGGCCAATGCCCAAAAAAAATGGACATTGCAGGAGTGTATACATTATGCTTTTGAGCATAATCTGCACATCAAGCAGAGCAGACTAGAAAAAACCAATCAGGAAAATAATCTAAAAACGGCTAAAAAAGAGCGTATTCCGAGCGTTTCGGCAACGGTGAGCAATATGGCTAGTTTTGGGCAAAATCAAGATGTTTTCGGTAATCACCGAAGAAATGATAATTTTAATAATTCTGTGAATATTGGCGCAAATATTACCCTTTACAACGGAAGCCGACTCGAAAAACAAATTCAAAAATCTCAGTACGAAGTAGAAGCCAGCGCCTATGATTTGGAAAGGATAAAAAGCGATATTTCCCTTCAGATAGCCCAGCAGTATTTAAATATTTTGCTGAATAGAGAAGTGGAAAACATCAATAAATCCGCCTATGAAAACGCACAAAAAGTCTATGAAAAAGCGGAAATAACCACTAGAGTAGGAACCACCGCCCAAACGGTTTTAGCGGAAGCAAACGCCTCTATGGCAAGGGAATACCAGAATATGAAATCAGCAGAAGTAAATACCAAAAATGCACTGTTTTCATTGGCTTTACTGCTTCAGTTGGAGGATTATAAAAACTTCGATGTAGCGGGCTGGGATGTGGCAGAAAATGTAGAAAAAACGGATTTTTCGGTAAGTGAGATTTTGGAAAAGGCTTACAGCTGGCATCCGCAGATAAAGGGAGCAGAAGCTAGAATAAAAGCCTCTGAAATGCAGACAAAAATAGCAAATACGGGGTTCCTTCCATCCATTACAGCCAGTGCGGGCGTTGGGACATTTTATTTCAATTCGTTTAATAATGATGGAGGCAGGAATTTCGGTCAGCAGTATAAGGATAATTTTGGTCAGCAAATAGGACTTACTGTGAACATTCCTATTTTTAACAAAGGAATTACAAAAATACAAGTAGAACAAGCCAAAATAAATGAAGATATAGCTAAAAATAACCTGCAGCAGCAGAAACAAGAGCTTTTACAGAATATCCAAAAAGCAGAATACACGGCAGAAAATAACTTTGAAGTTTATAAATCGGCGGTGGAAGCAGAGAAAAGCTCAAAACTTGCGCTGGATTTCATGGAAAAGAGCTATCAGGCAGGGAGATCATCTATCTACGACCTAAATACAGCGAGAAACAATTATGTAAATGCCCAAGGTTCGGCAGCACAGGCGAAATACAATTATTTATACCAAGTCAAGCTGTTGGAGTTTTATGCAAAAGGAGCAATAAATTAG
- a CDS encoding cysteine peptidase family C39 domain-containing protein, with amino-acid sequence MKETGSDLFEQKCLRNIIEYFDDIDSWEIAKKMYAVLEEKGPIFRIKTILEALDYNVSGKTMIMDDLININPTPCVIYYNDSEDQGYFLILEQIQKKEECYEFLLKHPEDGHMILTEQKFSEAWCYIRHNKKCKGFLFILEMSSPKKALHKNVK; translated from the coding sequence ATGAAAGAGACAGGGAGTGATTTATTTGAACAGAAATGTTTGAGAAACATAATAGAATATTTTGATGATATAGACTCATGGGAAATAGCAAAAAAAATGTATGCCGTATTAGAAGAAAAAGGGCCAATATTTAGAATAAAAACGATACTAGAAGCATTAGATTATAATGTTTCAGGAAAGACAATGATAATGGATGATTTAATCAATATAAATCCAACACCATGTGTTATTTATTATAATGATAGTGAAGACCAAGGTTATTTTTTAATTTTAGAACAGATTCAAAAAAAGGAAGAATGTTATGAATTTCTTTTAAAACATCCAGAAGATGGGCATATGATTTTGACAGAGCAAAAATTTTCAGAAGCGTGGTGCTATATCAGACATAATAAGAAATGTAAGGGTTTTTTATTTATTTTGGAAATGTCTAGTCCTAAAAAAGCGTTACATAAAAACGTTAAATAA
- a CDS encoding IS3 family transposase, translating into MSYSCELLGKSRQVYYRRAKAIKSKQNRAMQVVLMVEDIRHKLPKIGTRKLYHMLKEKLREIGVGPDKLFDILRANHMLIEPKKSYHITTNSYHRFKKHKNLIENVVPSEPKQQWVSDITYIGKRENPFYLALVTDAYSKKIVGFDVSDSLDVQSSLAALKKAIKCRKKNNKQPLIHHSDRGLQYCSTDYQCLLNENNILCSMTESYDPYVNAVAERVNGILKQEFMIDRYGNNLHDKIQLVNDAIDKYNNLRPHYSCHYLTPQQMHKQNKIKIKTYKKIDAEKLAFQHQLN; encoded by the coding sequence ATAAGTTATAGTTGCGAACTTCTCGGGAAGTCAAGACAAGTGTATTATAGAAGAGCAAAAGCAATTAAATCCAAACAAAACAGAGCCATGCAAGTAGTGTTAATGGTAGAAGATATAAGGCATAAATTACCCAAAATTGGCACACGTAAACTTTACCATATGCTAAAAGAGAAGTTACGAGAAATAGGAGTTGGACCAGATAAGTTGTTTGATATTCTTAGAGCCAATCATATGCTGATAGAACCCAAAAAAAGTTATCACATCACGACCAACTCATATCATAGATTTAAAAAACATAAAAACTTAATAGAGAACGTTGTTCCATCTGAGCCAAAACAGCAATGGGTAAGTGATATCACATATATTGGCAAGCGAGAAAATCCTTTCTATCTCGCTTTAGTAACAGATGCTTACTCTAAGAAAATTGTAGGATTTGATGTTTCTGACAGTTTAGATGTTCAAAGTAGTTTAGCTGCGTTGAAAAAAGCAATAAAATGCAGAAAGAAAAACAATAAACAACCTTTAATTCATCACTCGGACAGAGGATTACAATATTGTAGTACAGATTACCAATGCTTGCTAAATGAAAATAATATTTTATGTAGTATGACAGAAAGTTACGATCCTTATGTTAATGCTGTAGCAGAACGAGTAAATGGCATATTAAAGCAAGAATTTATGATTGATAGGTATGGAAATAATTTACATGATAAAATTCAATTAGTTAATGATGCTATTGATAAATACAACAATCTAAGACCTCATTATTCCTGTCATTACTTAACACCACAGCAAATGCACAAACAGAATAAAATTAAAATCAAAACATATAAAAAAATTGATGCTGAAAAGCTAGCTTTTCAGCATCAATTAAATTAA
- a CDS encoding PH domain-containing protein, translated as MLKNSLTLRSGVVAQEVNDILLSKYEGFHLHQSAMGKWLGYGIFRVTTGGAYQAYKIKDPMGLRNTVMNQINEINK; from the coding sequence GTGCTTAAAAATAGTCTAACCTTACGTTCAGGAGTAGTAGCACAAGAAGTGAACGATATTCTATTAAGTAAGTATGAAGGATTTCATTTACATCAAAGTGCGATGGGTAAATGGCTTGGGTATGGAATATTTAGAGTTACAACAGGAGGAGCTTATCAAGCTTATAAAATCAAAGACCCCATGGGGCTAAGGAATACTGTAATGAATCAAATTAATGAAATAAATAAATAA
- a CDS encoding topoisomerase C-terminal repeat-containing protein produces MLKRKTLGKCPKCGNGNILEGKKSFGCTNWKKGCDFTIWKTIAGKKISELVIQDLISKKETRLLKGFKSKAGKSFDARLKLNNEFKIEFDFNK; encoded by the coding sequence TTGCTGAAAAGAAAAACCCTTGGAAAATGTCCTAAATGTGGTAATGGAAATATTTTAGAAGGCAAAAAATCGTTTGGTTGTACAAATTGGAAAAAAGGTTGTGATTTTACAATATGGAAAACCATTGCAGGAAAAAAAATATCTGAATTAGTAATTCAAGATTTAATTAGCAAAAAAGAAACAAGATTATTGAAAGGTTTCAAATCTAAAGCAGGCAAAAGTTTTGACGCTAGGTTAAAACTTAATAATGAATTTAAAATTGAATTTGATTTTAATAAATAG
- a CDS encoding helix-turn-helix domain-containing protein: METIGQILRNKRQELGLLLRQVSAYVDIDQAILSKIERNDRKPTREMLEKLAEILKLDKDELLVQYISDKIAYEIAGEDCASKALKVAEKKNPWKMS, from the coding sequence ATGGAAACAATCGGACAAATTTTACGAAACAAAAGACAAGAGCTTGGTCTGCTATTAAGGCAAGTCTCTGCTTATGTCGATATTGACCAAGCCATTTTGAGCAAAATTGAGCGAAACGATCGAAAACCAACCAGAGAAATGTTGGAAAAACTCGCTGAAATTTTAAAGCTCGATAAAGATGAGCTTTTAGTACAATATATCAGCGACAAAATTGCGTACGAAATAGCAGGTGAAGACTGTGCAAGCAAAGCTCTAAAAGTTGCTGAAAAGAAAAACCCTTGGAAAATGTCCTAA
- the sufB gene encoding Fe-S cluster assembly protein SufB, with protein MSKYTEDDLRVELESGKDYEFGWSTDIEYEDFPFGLSEEIVKAISKKKNEPKWMTEWRLQAYKIWEEMEEPDWANVNYEKPDFQSLRYYAAPKKKPQLNSLDEVDPELLKTFEKLGISLEEQKRLTGVAVDAVIDSVSVKTTFRETLAEKGIIFMSISEAIQEHPDLVKKYIGKVVPRGDNFYAALNSAVFSDGSFCYIPKGVRCPMELSTYFRINQAGTGQFERTLVIADEGSYVSYLEGCTAPQRDENQLHAAVVELIALDNAEIKYSTVQNWFPGGKDGKGGVYNFVTKRALVEKKAKVSWTQVETGSAVTWKYPSCILKGDDAVGEFYSIAVTNNYQQADTGTKMIHLGKNTRSTIISKGISAGFSQNSYRGLVKVGKNAQNARNFSQCDSLLMGNKCGAHTFPYIEINNDTAQLEHEATTSKIGEDQIFYCNQRGIDEEKAIALIVNGFSKEVLNKLPMEFAVEAQKLLEISLEGSVG; from the coding sequence AAATATACAGAAGATGATTTGCGTGTAGAACTCGAATCAGGAAAGGATTATGAATTTGGTTGGAGTACGGATATAGAATATGAGGATTTTCCATTCGGGCTGAGCGAGGAAATCGTAAAAGCAATTTCTAAGAAGAAAAACGAACCAAAATGGATGACCGAATGGCGTTTACAAGCCTATAAAATATGGGAGGAAATGGAAGAACCCGATTGGGCAAATGTGAATTATGAAAAACCTGATTTTCAGAGTTTACGCTATTATGCAGCACCCAAAAAGAAACCTCAACTGAATTCGCTAGACGAAGTCGATCCAGAGTTGCTTAAGACTTTTGAAAAACTGGGGATTTCATTAGAAGAGCAAAAACGATTGACGGGCGTTGCGGTAGATGCTGTTATAGATTCTGTTTCGGTAAAAACAACTTTCAGGGAAACTTTAGCTGAAAAAGGCATCATATTTATGTCGATTTCGGAAGCGATTCAAGAACACCCTGATTTAGTCAAAAAATACATAGGGAAAGTAGTTCCGAGAGGGGATAATTTCTATGCTGCTTTGAATTCAGCGGTTTTCAGTGACGGGTCATTCTGTTACATTCCTAAAGGCGTACGTTGCCCCATGGAACTCTCGACCTATTTTAGAATTAACCAAGCTGGCACAGGACAATTTGAACGAACCTTGGTGATTGCAGATGAAGGCTCTTATGTTTCTTATTTAGAAGGCTGTACCGCTCCTCAACGTGATGAGAATCAGCTACATGCCGCTGTAGTAGAATTAATTGCGTTAGACAATGCAGAAATAAAATATTCAACCGTTCAAAACTGGTTCCCTGGCGGGAAAGATGGGAAAGGCGGCGTGTATAATTTTGTAACCAAACGCGCTTTGGTAGAGAAAAAAGCAAAGGTTTCCTGGACACAAGTAGAAACAGGATCCGCCGTTACGTGGAAGTACCCGAGTTGTATCTTGAAAGGCGATGATGCTGTGGGCGAATTTTATTCTATTGCGGTAACTAATAATTATCAACAAGCTGATACAGGAACAAAGATGATTCATCTAGGGAAGAACACACGTTCTACCATTATATCTAAAGGAATTTCAGCTGGATTTTCACAAAACAGCTATCGTGGATTGGTAAAAGTGGGAAAAAACGCTCAAAATGCTAGAAATTTCTCGCAATGCGATTCCTTGCTAATGGGGAATAAATGTGGGGCTCACACATTTCCTTATATCGAAATTAATAATGATACGGCACAGCTAGAACATGAAGCGACGACGTCTAAAATTGGCGAAGATCAAATTTTCTATTGTAATCAGCGAGGGATTGACGAGGAAAAAGCCATAGCTCTGATTGTCAATGGATTTAGCAAAGAAGTTCTGAATAAACTTCCGATGGAATTTGCGGTAGAAGCACAAAAATTGTTAGAAATAAGCTTAGAAGGAAGTGTAGGCTAA